In one Gracilinanus agilis isolate LMUSP501 chromosome 6, AgileGrace, whole genome shotgun sequence genomic region, the following are encoded:
- the MADD gene encoding MAP kinase-activating death domain protein isoform X24 — MVQKKKICPRLLDYLVIIGARQPSSDSVAQTPELLRRYPLEDYPEFPLPPDVVFFCQPEGCLSVRQRRMSLRDDTSFVFTLTDKDTGVTRYGICVNFYRSFQKRMPKEKADGGSGHRAKEAVKTAPGPEEASTEKAESSSSLQPPSADSTPDGNQSPRGKRRAKGGSRSRNSTLTSLCVLSHYPFFTTFRECLYTLKRLVDCCSERLLGKKLSIPRGVQRDTMWRIFTGSLLVEEKSSALLHDLREIEAWIYRLLRSPVPISGQKRVDIEVLPQELQPALTFALPDPSRFSLVDFPLHLPLELLGVDACLQVLSCILLEHKVVLQSRDYNALSMSVMAFVAMIYPLEYMFPVIPLLPTCMASAEQLLLAPTPYIIGVPASFFLYKLDFKMPDDVWLVDLDSNRVIAPTNAEVLPILPEPESLELKKHLKQALASMSLNTQPILNLEKFHEGQEIPLLLGRPSSDLQSTPSTEFNPLIYGNDVDSVDVATRVAMVRFFNSPNVLQGFQMHTRTLRLFPRPVVAFQAGSFLASRPRQTPFAEKLSRTQAVEYFGEWILNPTNYAFQRIHNNMFDPASIGDKPKWYAHQLQPIYYRVYDSNSQLAEALSVPPEHDSDSDPTDDSGSDSVDYDDSSSSYSSLGDFVSEMMKCDINGDTPNVDPLTHAALGDASEVAFDELQGSQGDLDEPGPDSENSQDNPQPRSSSSTTASSSPSTIIHGANPESADSTEMDDKTATGFSNPLRALPPNFGKLSLDKREAESGGPPEGLGRRRDYDNPYFEPQYGFPTEEDEDDDEQEESYTPRFNQNLNGNRASKLLRPNSLKLASDSDAESDSRASSPNSTISNNSSEGFGGIMSFARGRRALVDQKSSVIKHSPTVKRESPSPQGRASNSSENQQFLKEVVHSVLDGQGVGWLSVKKVRRLLESEQLRGFVLSKLNRLAPPEDGAPPDTIPDVEISRKVYKGMLDLLKCMVLSLEQSYANAGLGGMASTFGLLEIAQTHYYSKEPDKRKRSPTDSVSTPVGKDPGLTGRGDPKAMAQLRVPQLGPRAPSATGRGPKELDTRSLKEENFVASIGPEGIKPVFDLGETDEKKSQISADSGVSLMSGSQRSDLESTSIGPAVMIRSTSQDSEVSNSSGETLGADSDLSSNAGDGPGGEGSAHLAGLRGTVSDSEIETNSASGAIFGKAHSLKPGTKEKVVGSPVRPFEDVSQRVYLYEGLLGKERSTLWDQMQFWEDAFLDAVMLEREGMGMDQGPQEMIDRYLSLGEHDRKRLEDDEDRLLATLLNNLISYMLLMKVNKNDIRKKVRRLMGKSHIGLVYSQQINEVLDQLASLNGRDLALQPSGSRHIKKQTFVVHAGTDTSGDIFFMEVCDDCVVLRSSIGTVSERWWYEKLINMTYCPKTKVLCLWRRNGPETQLNKFYTKKCRELYYCVKDSMERAAARQHSAKPGPELGGEFPVQDMRTGEGGLLQVTLEGINLKFMHSQVFIELNHIKKCNTVRGVFVLEEFVPETKEVVSHKYKTPMAHEICYSVLCLFSYVAAARSKEAESRSKPPRPVSS; from the exons GCAACCAAGCAGTGACAGTGTGGCCCAGACTCCCGAGTTGCTCCGGCGCTACCCCTTGGAGGATTATCCCGAATTCCCCCTCCCTCCAGATGTGGTGTTCTTCTGCCAACCCGAGGGATGTCTGAGTGTGCGGCAGAGACGCATGAGCTTGCGAGATGATACCTCCTTCGTGTTCACCCTCACTGACAAGGACACTGGGGTGACCCGCTATGGCATCTGTGTCAACTTCTACCGCTCCTTCCAGAAGCGGATGCCCAAGGAAAAGGCCGACGGTGGCTCGGGGCACCGTGCAAAGGAAGCTGTCAAGACCGCTCCTGGCCCAGAGGAGGCGAGCACAGAGAAGGCAGAGAGCAGCTCTTCCTTGCAGCCCCCCAGTGCTGATTCGACCCCTGATGGGAACCAGTCTCCCCGAGGCAAGCGCCGAGCTAAGGGGGGGAGCCGCTCTCGCAACAGCACCCTGACATCCCTGTGTGTGCTCAGCCACTACCCTTTCTTCACCACCTTCCGGGAGTGTCTGTACACCCTCAAGCGTCTGGTGGATTGCTGCAGCGAGCGGCTCCTTGGCAAGAAACTGTCCATCCCCCGAGGGGTGCAGAG GGACACCATGTGGCGCATTTTCACTGGTTCACTCCTGGTAGAAGAGAAGTCCAGTGCCCTTCTGCATGACCTTCGGGAGATTGAAGCCTGGATCTATAGGTTGTTGCGTTCTCCAGTGCCCATATCTGGCCAGAAGCGGGTGGATATTGAGGTTCTACCGCAAGAGCTTCAGCCTGCACTGACCTTTGCTCTCCCTGACCCATCTCGATTCTCTCTGGTAGACTTCCCATTGCATCTGCCCTTGGAACTTCTGGGCGTAGATGCCTGTCTGCAGGTGTTGTCTTGCATCTTGCTGGAGCACAAG GTGGTGCTCCAGTCCCGAGACTACAACGCACTCTCCATGTCAGTGATGGCCTTCGTGGCAATGATCTACCCCCTGGAGTACATGTTTCCTGTTATCCCATTGCTGCCTACTTGTATGGCATCTGCAGAGCAG CTGCTCTTGGCCCCTACCCCTTACATCATTGGGGTCCCTGCCAGCTTCTTCCTTTATAAACTGGACTTCAAGATGCCAGATGATGTTTGGCTGGTGGATTTGGACAGCAATAGG GTGATTGCACCAACCAATGCAGAAGTGTTGCCCATCCTGCCAGAACCCGAATCTTTAGAACTGAAAAAGCATTTGAAGCAG GCACTGGCCAGCATGAGTCTGAACACCCAGCCGATCCTCAACCTGGAGAAGTTCCATGAGGGCCAGGAGATCCCCCTGCTCTTGGGAAGGCCATCCAGCGATTTGCAGTCCACCCCTTCCACTGAGTTCAATCCCCTCATCTACGGCAATGATGTGGATTCAGTGGACGTGGCGACCAG GGTGGCCATGGTGAGATTCTTCAACTCCCCCAATGTGCTTCAGGGATTCCAGATGCACACTCGCACTCTCCGGCTCTTCCCCCGACCTGTGGTGGCCTTCCAAGCTGGTTCTTTTCTAGCCTCACGTCCCCGACAGACCCCCTTTGCAGAGAAATTGTCCAGGACCCAGGCTGTGGAGTACTTTGGCGAATGGATCCTCAACCCCACCAACTATGCTTTCCAGCGAATCCACAACA ATATGTTTGATCCAGCCTCAATTGGTGATAAGCCAAAGTGGTATGCCCACCAGCTGCAGCCCATCTATTACCGCGTCTATGACAGCAACTCCCAGCTGGCCGAGGCACTGAGTGTGCCACCCGAGCATGACTCTGACTCTGACCCAACGGACGACAG TGGCAGTGACAGTGTGGATTATGATGACTCGAGCTCCTCCTATTCATCCCTTGGGGACTTTGTTAGTGAAATGATGAAATGTGATATCAATGGTGATACACCCA ATGTGGATCCGCTAACACATGCGGCACTGGGTGATGCCAGTGAGGTGGCATTTGATGAGCTGCAAGGAAGCCAGGGTGATCTGGATGAGCCTGGTCCAGATAGTGAGAATTCCCAGGACAACCCCCAGCCTCGCTCCAGCTCCAGCACCACGGCCAGCAGCAGCCCCAGTACCATCATTCATGGAGCCAATCCT GAGTCTGCTGATTCTACAGAGATGGATGACAAGACAGCGACAGGATTCTCCAACCCACTTCGTGCTTTGCCCCCAAATTTTGGCAAATTAAGCTTGGATAAGCGTGAGGCAGAGAGCGGGGGCCCCCCAGAGGGATTGGGGCGTAGGCGTGACTATGACAATCCATACTTTGAACCTCAGTATGGGTTTCCCACTGAGGAAGATGAAGACgatgatgagcaggaggagagTTATACCCCACGATTTAACCAAAACCTCAATGGCAATAG GGCTTCAAAACTGCTGCGGCCTAATAGCCTGAAGCTGGCGAGCGATTCGGATGCAGAGTCAGACTCTCGGGCAAGTTCTCCCAACTCCACCATCTCCAACAACAGCAGCGAGGGCTTTGGGGGCATCATGTCTTTTGCAA GGGGCCGGCGAGCCCTGGTCGATCAGAAGTCATCGGTCATCAAGCATAGCCCCACGGTAAAAAGAGAGTCTCCATCGCCGCAGGGACGGGCCAGCAATTCCAG CGAGAACCAGCAGTTCCTGAAGGAGGTGGTTCACAGCGTGCTGGACGGCCAGGGCGTGGGCTGGCTCAGCGTGAAGAAGGTGAGGAGGCTGCTGGAGAGTGAGCAGCTCCGAGGCTTTGTCCTGAGCAAGCTGAACCGCCTGGCGCCTCCCGAGGACGGCGCCCCGCCGGACACTATCCCCGATGTG GAGATAAGCCGCAAAGTCTACAAGGGGATGCTGGACCTGCTCAAGTGCATGGTGCTGAGCCTGGAGCAGTCCTACGCCAACGCCGGCCTTGGCGGCATGGCCAGCACCTTTGGGCTCCTGGAGATCGCCCAGACCCACTACTACAGCAAAG AGCCAGATAAACGGAAGAGAAGTCCCACAGACAGTGTGAGCACGCCAGTTGGCAAGGATCCAGGCCTGACTGGGCGGGGAGACCCGAAAGCTATGGCCCAGCTGAGGGTTCCCCAGTTGGGGCCTCGGGCACCAAGTGCCACAGGAAGGGGCCCCAAGGAGCTGGACACCAGAAGCCTAAAGGAAGAGAACTTTGTGGCCTCTATTG GGCCTGAAGGAATTAAACCTGTCTTTGACCTGGGTGAGACAGATGAGAAAAAGTCACAGATCAGTGCAGACAGTGGTGTGAGCCTGATGTCTGGTTCTCAG AGAAGTGACCTGGAATCCACTAGTATAGGCCCAGCAGTTATGATCCGAAGCACAAGCCAGGATTCTGAA GTGAGTAACAGTTCTGGAGAGACACTGGGAGCGGACAGTGACCTGAGCAGCAATGCAGGTGATGGACCAGGTGGAGAGGGCAGTGCCCACTTGGCAGGACTTCGTGGCACTGTGTCTGACAGCGAAATTGAGACCAATTCTGCCTCAGGCGCCATCTTT GGCAAAGCCCACAGTCTGAAGCCGGGTACAAAGGAGAAAGTAGTGGGCAGCCCCGTTCGTCCTTTTGAAGACGTGAGCCAGCGTGTCTACCTCTATGAGGGTCTCCTAG GTAAAGAACGTTCTACCCTGTGGGACCAGATGCAGTTCTGGGAAGATGCCTTCCTTGATGCTGTGATGTTGGAGAGAGAAGGGATGGGCATGGACCAGGGACCTCAGGAAATGATCGACAG GTACCTGTCCCTGGGAGAACATGACCGGAAGCGCCTGGAGGATGACGAAGATCGATTGCTGGCCACGCTTTTGAACAACCTCATCTCTTACATGCTTCTGATGAAG GTAAACAAGAATGACATTCGGAAGAAGGTGAGACGCCTGATGGGGAAGTCTCATATTGGGCTTGTGTACAGCCAGCAGATAAACGAAGTGTTAGACCAGTTGGCCAGCCTG AATGGACGGGACCTGGCTCTCCAGCCAAGTGGCAGCCGTCACATCAAGAAACAGACGTTCGTGGTGCACGCGGGGACGGACACCAGTGGGGATATCTTCTTCATGGAG GTGTGCGACGACTGCGTGGTCCTCCGCAGCAGCATCGGGACGGTGTCCGAGCGCTGGTGGTACGAGAAGCTCATCAACATGACCTACTGCCCCAAGACCAAGGTGCTGTGTCTGTGGAGACGCAACGGGCCCGAGACTCAGCTCAACAAGTTCTATACCAAGAAG TGTCGGGAGCTGTACTACTGTGTGAAGGACAGCATGGAGCGTGCCGCGGCTCGACAGCACAGCGCCAAGCCGG GTCCGGAGCTGGGCGGTGAGTTCCCAGTGCAGGACATGAGGACGGGCGAGGGTGGCTTGCTTCAGGTTACGCTGGAGGGGATCAACCTTAAGTTCATGCATAGCCAG GTTTTCATAGAGCTGAATCACATTAAAAAGTGCAATACAGTTCGAGGCGTCTTTGTCCTGGAGGAATTTG TTCCTGAAACTAAAGAAGTGGTGAGCCACAAGTACAAGACGCCCATG GCCCATGAGATCTGCTACTCCGTGTTGTGTCTCTTCTCCTACGTGGCTGCCGCTCGCAGCAAGGAGGCCGAGAGCAGAAGCAAACCTCCCCGGCCGGTCTCGAGCTGA
- the MADD gene encoding MAP kinase-activating death domain protein isoform X18 gives MVQKKKICPRLLDYLVIIGARQPSSDSVAQTPELLRRYPLEDYPEFPLPPDVVFFCQPEGCLSVRQRRMSLRDDTSFVFTLTDKDTGVTRYGICVNFYRSFQKRMPKEKADGGSGHRAKEAVKTAPGPEEASTEKAESSSSLQPPSADSTPDGNQSPRGKRRAKGGSRSRNSTLTSLCVLSHYPFFTTFRECLYTLKRLVDCCSERLLGKKLSIPRGVQRDTMWRIFTGSLLVEEKSSALLHDLREIEAWIYRLLRSPVPISGQKRVDIEVLPQELQPALTFALPDPSRFSLVDFPLHLPLELLGVDACLQVLSCILLEHKVVLQSRDYNALSMSVMAFVAMIYPLEYMFPVIPLLPTCMASAEQLLLAPTPYIIGVPASFFLYKLDFKMPDDVWLVDLDSNRVIAPTNAEVLPILPEPESLELKKHLKQALASMSLNTQPILNLEKFHEGQEIPLLLGRPSSDLQSTPSTEFNPLIYGNDVDSVDVATRVAMVRFFNSPNVLQGFQMHTRTLRLFPRPVVAFQAGSFLASRPRQTPFAEKLSRTQAVEYFGEWILNPTNYAFQRIHNNMFDPASIGDKPKWYAHQLQPIYYRVYDSNSQLAEALSVPPEHDSDSDPTDDSGSDSVDYDDSSSSYSSLGDFVSEMMKCDINGDTPTLGDASEVAFDELQGSQGDLDEPGPDSENSQDNPQPRSSSSTTASSSPSTIIHGANPESADSTEMDDKTATGFSNPLRALPPNFGKLSLDKREAEIGEGWASKLLRPNSLKLASDSDAESDSRASSPNSTISNNSSEGFGGIMSFASSLYRNHSTSFSLSSLALPTKGARDKATPFPSLKVFGLNTLMEIVTEAGPGSGEGGRRALVDQKSSVIKHSPTVKRESPSPQGRASNSSENQQFLKEVVHSVLDGQGVGWLSVKKVRRLLESEQLRGFVLSKLNRLAPPEDGAPPDTIPDVEISRKVYKGMLDLLKCMVLSLEQSYANAGLGGMASTFGLLEIAQTHYYSKEPDKRKRSPTDSVSTPVGKDPGLTGRGDPKAMAQLRVPQLGPRAPSATGRGPKELDTRSLKEENFVASIGPEGIKPVFDLGETDEKKSQISADSGVSLMSGSQRSDLESTSIGPAVMIRSTSQDSEVSNSSGETLGADSDLSSNAGDGPGGEGSAHLAGLRGTVSDSEIETNSASGAIFGKAHSLKPGTKEKVVGSPVRPFEDVSQRVYLYEGLLGRDKGSMWDQLEDAAMETFSMSKERSTLWDQMQFWEDAFLDAVMLEREGMGMDQGPQEMIDRYLSLGEHDRKRLEDDEDRLLATLLNNLISYMLLMKVNKNDIRKKVRRLMGKSHIGLVYSQQINEVLDQLASLNGRDLALQPSGSRHIKKQTFVVHAGTDTSGDIFFMEVCDDCVVLRSSIGTVSERWWYEKLINMTYCPKTKVLCLWRRNGPETQLNKFYTKKCRELYYCVKDSMERAAARQHSAKPGPELGGEFPVQDMRTGEGGLLQVTLEGINLKFMHSQVFIELNHIKKCNTVRGVFVLEEFVPETKEVVSHKYKTPMAHEICYSVLCLFSYVAAARSKEAESRSKPPRPVSS, from the exons GCAACCAAGCAGTGACAGTGTGGCCCAGACTCCCGAGTTGCTCCGGCGCTACCCCTTGGAGGATTATCCCGAATTCCCCCTCCCTCCAGATGTGGTGTTCTTCTGCCAACCCGAGGGATGTCTGAGTGTGCGGCAGAGACGCATGAGCTTGCGAGATGATACCTCCTTCGTGTTCACCCTCACTGACAAGGACACTGGGGTGACCCGCTATGGCATCTGTGTCAACTTCTACCGCTCCTTCCAGAAGCGGATGCCCAAGGAAAAGGCCGACGGTGGCTCGGGGCACCGTGCAAAGGAAGCTGTCAAGACCGCTCCTGGCCCAGAGGAGGCGAGCACAGAGAAGGCAGAGAGCAGCTCTTCCTTGCAGCCCCCCAGTGCTGATTCGACCCCTGATGGGAACCAGTCTCCCCGAGGCAAGCGCCGAGCTAAGGGGGGGAGCCGCTCTCGCAACAGCACCCTGACATCCCTGTGTGTGCTCAGCCACTACCCTTTCTTCACCACCTTCCGGGAGTGTCTGTACACCCTCAAGCGTCTGGTGGATTGCTGCAGCGAGCGGCTCCTTGGCAAGAAACTGTCCATCCCCCGAGGGGTGCAGAG GGACACCATGTGGCGCATTTTCACTGGTTCACTCCTGGTAGAAGAGAAGTCCAGTGCCCTTCTGCATGACCTTCGGGAGATTGAAGCCTGGATCTATAGGTTGTTGCGTTCTCCAGTGCCCATATCTGGCCAGAAGCGGGTGGATATTGAGGTTCTACCGCAAGAGCTTCAGCCTGCACTGACCTTTGCTCTCCCTGACCCATCTCGATTCTCTCTGGTAGACTTCCCATTGCATCTGCCCTTGGAACTTCTGGGCGTAGATGCCTGTCTGCAGGTGTTGTCTTGCATCTTGCTGGAGCACAAG GTGGTGCTCCAGTCCCGAGACTACAACGCACTCTCCATGTCAGTGATGGCCTTCGTGGCAATGATCTACCCCCTGGAGTACATGTTTCCTGTTATCCCATTGCTGCCTACTTGTATGGCATCTGCAGAGCAG CTGCTCTTGGCCCCTACCCCTTACATCATTGGGGTCCCTGCCAGCTTCTTCCTTTATAAACTGGACTTCAAGATGCCAGATGATGTTTGGCTGGTGGATTTGGACAGCAATAGG GTGATTGCACCAACCAATGCAGAAGTGTTGCCCATCCTGCCAGAACCCGAATCTTTAGAACTGAAAAAGCATTTGAAGCAG GCACTGGCCAGCATGAGTCTGAACACCCAGCCGATCCTCAACCTGGAGAAGTTCCATGAGGGCCAGGAGATCCCCCTGCTCTTGGGAAGGCCATCCAGCGATTTGCAGTCCACCCCTTCCACTGAGTTCAATCCCCTCATCTACGGCAATGATGTGGATTCAGTGGACGTGGCGACCAG GGTGGCCATGGTGAGATTCTTCAACTCCCCCAATGTGCTTCAGGGATTCCAGATGCACACTCGCACTCTCCGGCTCTTCCCCCGACCTGTGGTGGCCTTCCAAGCTGGTTCTTTTCTAGCCTCACGTCCCCGACAGACCCCCTTTGCAGAGAAATTGTCCAGGACCCAGGCTGTGGAGTACTTTGGCGAATGGATCCTCAACCCCACCAACTATGCTTTCCAGCGAATCCACAACA ATATGTTTGATCCAGCCTCAATTGGTGATAAGCCAAAGTGGTATGCCCACCAGCTGCAGCCCATCTATTACCGCGTCTATGACAGCAACTCCCAGCTGGCCGAGGCACTGAGTGTGCCACCCGAGCATGACTCTGACTCTGACCCAACGGACGACAG TGGCAGTGACAGTGTGGATTATGATGACTCGAGCTCCTCCTATTCATCCCTTGGGGACTTTGTTAGTGAAATGATGAAATGTGATATCAATGGTGATACACCCA CACTGGGTGATGCCAGTGAGGTGGCATTTGATGAGCTGCAAGGAAGCCAGGGTGATCTGGATGAGCCTGGTCCAGATAGTGAGAATTCCCAGGACAACCCCCAGCCTCGCTCCAGCTCCAGCACCACGGCCAGCAGCAGCCCCAGTACCATCATTCATGGAGCCAATCCT GAGTCTGCTGATTCTACAGAGATGGATGACAAGACAGCGACAGGATTCTCCAACCCACTTCGTGCTTTGCCCCCAAATTTTGGCAAATTAAGCTTGGATAAGCGTGAGGCAGAGA TAGGAGAGGGCTG GGCTTCAAAACTGCTGCGGCCTAATAGCCTGAAGCTGGCGAGCGATTCGGATGCAGAGTCAGACTCTCGGGCAAGTTCTCCCAACTCCACCATCTCCAACAACAGCAGCGAGGGCTTTGGGGGCATCATGTCTTTTGCAA GTAGCCTGTACCGGAACCATAGCACCAGCTTCAGCCTCTCCAGCCTGGCACTGCCCACCAAAGGGGCCCGAGATAAGGCCACACCCTTCCCTAGTCTCAAAG TATTTGGGCTAAATACTCTAATGGAGATTGTTACTGAAGCCGGCCCCGGGAGCGGTGAAG GGGGCCGGCGAGCCCTGGTCGATCAGAAGTCATCGGTCATCAAGCATAGCCCCACGGTAAAAAGAGAGTCTCCATCGCCGCAGGGACGGGCCAGCAATTCCAG CGAGAACCAGCAGTTCCTGAAGGAGGTGGTTCACAGCGTGCTGGACGGCCAGGGCGTGGGCTGGCTCAGCGTGAAGAAGGTGAGGAGGCTGCTGGAGAGTGAGCAGCTCCGAGGCTTTGTCCTGAGCAAGCTGAACCGCCTGGCGCCTCCCGAGGACGGCGCCCCGCCGGACACTATCCCCGATGTG GAGATAAGCCGCAAAGTCTACAAGGGGATGCTGGACCTGCTCAAGTGCATGGTGCTGAGCCTGGAGCAGTCCTACGCCAACGCCGGCCTTGGCGGCATGGCCAGCACCTTTGGGCTCCTGGAGATCGCCCAGACCCACTACTACAGCAAAG AGCCAGATAAACGGAAGAGAAGTCCCACAGACAGTGTGAGCACGCCAGTTGGCAAGGATCCAGGCCTGACTGGGCGGGGAGACCCGAAAGCTATGGCCCAGCTGAGGGTTCCCCAGTTGGGGCCTCGGGCACCAAGTGCCACAGGAAGGGGCCCCAAGGAGCTGGACACCAGAAGCCTAAAGGAAGAGAACTTTGTGGCCTCTATTG GGCCTGAAGGAATTAAACCTGTCTTTGACCTGGGTGAGACAGATGAGAAAAAGTCACAGATCAGTGCAGACAGTGGTGTGAGCCTGATGTCTGGTTCTCAG AGAAGTGACCTGGAATCCACTAGTATAGGCCCAGCAGTTATGATCCGAAGCACAAGCCAGGATTCTGAA GTGAGTAACAGTTCTGGAGAGACACTGGGAGCGGACAGTGACCTGAGCAGCAATGCAGGTGATGGACCAGGTGGAGAGGGCAGTGCCCACTTGGCAGGACTTCGTGGCACTGTGTCTGACAGCGAAATTGAGACCAATTCTGCCTCAGGCGCCATCTTT GGCAAAGCCCACAGTCTGAAGCCGGGTACAAAGGAGAAAGTAGTGGGCAGCCCCGTTCGTCCTTTTGAAGACGTGAGCCAGCGTGTCTACCTCTATGAGGGTCTCCTAG GAAGGGACAAAGGATCCATGTGGGACCAGTTAGAGGATGCAGCTATGGAGACCTTCTCTATGA GTAAAGAACGTTCTACCCTGTGGGACCAGATGCAGTTCTGGGAAGATGCCTTCCTTGATGCTGTGATGTTGGAGAGAGAAGGGATGGGCATGGACCAGGGACCTCAGGAAATGATCGACAG GTACCTGTCCCTGGGAGAACATGACCGGAAGCGCCTGGAGGATGACGAAGATCGATTGCTGGCCACGCTTTTGAACAACCTCATCTCTTACATGCTTCTGATGAAG GTAAACAAGAATGACATTCGGAAGAAGGTGAGACGCCTGATGGGGAAGTCTCATATTGGGCTTGTGTACAGCCAGCAGATAAACGAAGTGTTAGACCAGTTGGCCAGCCTG AATGGACGGGACCTGGCTCTCCAGCCAAGTGGCAGCCGTCACATCAAGAAACAGACGTTCGTGGTGCACGCGGGGACGGACACCAGTGGGGATATCTTCTTCATGGAG GTGTGCGACGACTGCGTGGTCCTCCGCAGCAGCATCGGGACGGTGTCCGAGCGCTGGTGGTACGAGAAGCTCATCAACATGACCTACTGCCCCAAGACCAAGGTGCTGTGTCTGTGGAGACGCAACGGGCCCGAGACTCAGCTCAACAAGTTCTATACCAAGAAG TGTCGGGAGCTGTACTACTGTGTGAAGGACAGCATGGAGCGTGCCGCGGCTCGACAGCACAGCGCCAAGCCGG GTCCGGAGCTGGGCGGTGAGTTCCCAGTGCAGGACATGAGGACGGGCGAGGGTGGCTTGCTTCAGGTTACGCTGGAGGGGATCAACCTTAAGTTCATGCATAGCCAG GTTTTCATAGAGCTGAATCACATTAAAAAGTGCAATACAGTTCGAGGCGTCTTTGTCCTGGAGGAATTTG TTCCTGAAACTAAAGAAGTGGTGAGCCACAAGTACAAGACGCCCATG GCCCATGAGATCTGCTACTCCGTGTTGTGTCTCTTCTCCTACGTGGCTGCCGCTCGCAGCAAGGAGGCCGAGAGCAGAAGCAAACCTCCCCGGCCGGTCTCGAGCTGA